In Caballeronia sp. Lep1P3, one DNA window encodes the following:
- a CDS encoding LacI family DNA-binding transcriptional regulator → MEDSVTAAAGQIPRTNDSVTLEDVARLAGVTAMTVSRTLKRPELVREETRQRVMDAVRATGYVPNLLAGALATSRSHLIALLLPTIATSIFTDMVQTMMSTLAAAGYQTLLGLTDYLPEREEQLVETLLGRRPDAIVLTGTDHSPRTRERLRRTRVPIVEIWDLTDDPIDMLIGFSHEAVGIAVARHLLLKDFRRFAILSADDPRGLRRSASIIDELKRHGVGDVPMVVLPAPATLQTGREGFVRLLENALPEVIVCSTDTLAQGILAEAAKRGIAIPRDVAVMGFGDLSTAAHVHPSLSTVRIDGASIGRLAAQALVARLDAKAAPLPALRVDTGFRIVDRESA, encoded by the coding sequence TGACGGCAATGACGGTGTCGCGCACCCTCAAACGCCCGGAACTCGTGCGCGAAGAGACGCGGCAGCGCGTCATGGACGCCGTACGCGCCACCGGCTACGTGCCGAACTTGCTTGCCGGGGCCTTGGCAACGAGCCGGAGTCATTTGATTGCCCTTCTGCTGCCGACAATTGCAACCTCGATCTTCACGGACATGGTGCAGACCATGATGTCGACGCTTGCCGCAGCGGGCTATCAGACCTTGCTCGGGCTGACCGACTACCTGCCGGAGCGCGAAGAGCAGCTTGTCGAAACACTGCTCGGACGGCGGCCAGACGCGATCGTCCTGACCGGCACCGACCATTCGCCGCGCACCCGCGAGCGACTGCGCAGAACCAGGGTGCCGATCGTCGAGATATGGGATCTCACTGATGATCCGATCGACATGCTGATCGGCTTTTCGCACGAAGCGGTCGGCATTGCCGTCGCGCGTCATCTTCTGCTGAAGGACTTTCGGCGGTTCGCGATTCTGTCGGCCGATGATCCCAGAGGCTTGCGGCGGAGCGCGAGCATCATCGACGAACTGAAGCGCCACGGCGTCGGCGACGTCCCGATGGTGGTGCTGCCCGCCCCCGCCACCCTGCAAACCGGACGCGAAGGGTTCGTGCGCCTGCTCGAGAACGCCTTACCCGAAGTCATCGTGTGCAGCACGGATACGCTCGCACAGGGAATCCTCGCCGAGGCTGCAAAGCGTGGCATCGCGATTCCCCGCGATGTAGCCGTCATGGGTTTCGGCGATCTCAGCACGGCGGCTCACGTCCACCCCTCGCTGTCGACCGTGCGAATCGACGGTGCTTCGATTGGCAGGCTTGCCGCGCAAGCGCTTGTGGCGAGGCTGGACGCGAAAGCGGCGCCCTTGCCTGCGCTGAGAGTCGATACGGGCTTCAGGATAGTCGACCGCGAGAGCGCTTGA